The proteins below come from a single Columba livia isolate bColLiv1 breed racing homer chromosome 28, bColLiv1.pat.W.v2, whole genome shotgun sequence genomic window:
- the TXNIP gene encoding thioredoxin-interacting protein isoform X1 — protein MVMFKKVKTFTLAFSEPEKVYCSGEKVAGRVLVEVAEVTRVNAVKVLACGVARVNWAKGPQQCRQEMEYLRFEDVLALEEQPTDGDGSVILRPGNKYEYKFGFELPQGPLGTTFKGKYGCVDYWVKAFLERPSFPTQEIKKRFEVMDPVDVNTPELLSPVAAKKEKKVSCMFIPDGRVSVSAQIDRKGFCEGRSLSSLVRAGEEGGVGHEGERWEYQTGEEKAPTSLNAASPPSPGDDICINADFENTCSRIVVPKAAIIAKHTYLANGQTKVFTQKLSCVRGNHIISGMSESWRGKTIRVKKLKPSILGCNILRVEYFLQIYVSVPGSKKIILELPLVIGSRSGIGSRSSSMASQTSSEMSWVDLNLPDAPEAPPCYLDIVPEDHRLESPTTPLLDDPEGFDSPIFMYAPEFKFMPPPTYTEVDPCIANNNVQ, from the exons ATGGTGATGTTCAAGAAGGTGAAGACTTTCACGCTGGCCTTCAGCGAGCCCGAGAAGGTTTATTGCAGCGGGGAGAAGGTGGCCGGGCGCGTGCTGGTGGAGGTGGCCGAGGTGACCCGCGTCAACGCCGTCAAGGTGCTGGCGTGCGGGGTGGCCAGGGTCAACTGGGCCAAGGGCccccagcagtgcaggcaggagaTGGAGTATCTGCGCTTCGAGGACGTGCTGGCCCTGGAGGAGCAGCCCACCG aTGGGGACGGCTCCGTAATCCTGAGACCTGGCAATAAATACGAGTACAAGTTCGGATTCGAGCTCCCGCAGGG GCCTCTGGGTACCACGTTCAAGGGCAAGTACGGCTGCGTGGATTATTGGGTGAAGGCTTTTCTGGAGCGCCCGTCCTTCCCCACCCAGGAGATAAAGAAACGCTTCGAGGTGATGGATCCTGTCGACGTGAACACTCCGGAATTGTTG TCCCCGGTTGCTGccaagaaggagaagaaggtgTCTTGTATGTTCATCCCCGACGGACGCGTGTCGGTCAGCGCCCAGATCGACAGGAAGGGGTTTTGTGAAGGTAGGAGCTTGTCCTCCCTTGTCAGagctggggaggaagggggtgTTGGACACGAGGGGGAGCGTTGGGAATACCAAACAGGCGAGGAAAAAGCCCCGACTTCGCTCAACGCTgcatcccctccctccccaggcgaCGACATCTGCATCAACGCCGACTTCGAGAACACGTGCTCGCGCATCGTGGTGCCCAAAGCCGCCATCATCGCCAAGCACACCTACCTGGCCAACGGCCAGACCAAGGTCTTCACCCAGAAACTCTCCTGCGTCCGCGGCAACCACATCATCTCGGGCATGTCCGAGTCCTGGCGCGGCAAAACCATCCGCGTCAAGAAGCTCAAACCCTCCATCCTGGGCTGCAACATCCTGCGCGTCGAGTATTTCCTGCAG ATCTACGTGAGCGTCCCCGGCTCCAAGAAAATCATCTTGGAGCTGCCCCTGGTCATCGGCAGCCGCTCGGGCATCGGCAGCCGCAGCTCCAGCATGGCCAGTCAGACCAGTTCCGAGATGAGCTGGGTGGACTTGAACCTCCCCGACGCTCCGGAAG CCCCCCCGTGTTACCTGGACATCGTCCCTGAAGACCATCGCCTGGAGAGCCCCACCACCCCGCTGCTGGACGACCCCGAGGGCTTCGACAGCCCCATCTTCATGTACGCGCCCGAGTTCAAGTTCATGCCGCCCCCCACCTACACCGAG GTGGATCCCTGCATCGCCAACAACAACGTGCAGTGA
- the LOC135576565 gene encoding uncharacterized protein LOC135576565 encodes MENPNSSHPKEPLPPCKAPLPAAADVFSIYIYIFPTIYGCFQQIPSEEEEEEEEEEARAVSQRRDRACRRCGSWGRGVSRGSVGCVPRVGWLCPVGRLVVSRGSVVCVPRVGCLCPAGQLFVSRGSVVCVPRVSCLCPAGRLFVSRGSVVCVPRVGWLCPAGRLFVSRGSVVCVPRVSCLCPAGRLFVSRGSVVCVPRVGWLCPAGRLFVSRGSVVCVPRVGCLCPAGRLVVSHGSVVCVPRVGWLCPAGRLFVSHGSVGCVPRVGCLCPAGRLFVSQGRHWSQRDTSGIRWLREADACPPARL; translated from the coding sequence ATGGAGAACCCCAATTCCTCCCATCCCAAAGAGCCGCTGCCCCCCTGCAAAGCGCCGCTTCCTGCCGCAGCTGATGTTTtctccatatatatatacatttttccCACCATATATGGCTGCTTCCAGCAAATTCCaagcgaggaggaggaggaagaggaggaggaggaggcgcgGGCTGTGTCCCAGCGAAGGGACAGAGCGTGCCGGCGCTGCGGGAGCTGGGGACGCGGTGTGTCCCGCGGGTCGGTTGGTTGTGTCCCACGGGTCGGTTGGTTGTGTCCCGTGGGTCGGTTGGTTGTGTCCCGCGGGTCAGTTGTTTGTGTCCCGCGGGTCGGTTGTTTGTGTCCCGCGGGTCAGTTGTTTGTGTCCCGCGGGTCGGTTGTTTGTGTCCCGCGGGTCAGTTGTTTGTGTCCCGCGGGTCGGTTGTTTGTGTCCCGCGGGTCGGTTGTTTGTGTCCCACGGGTCGGTTGGTTGTGTCCCGCGGGTCGGTTGTTTGTGTCCCGCGGGTCGGTTGTTTGTGTCCCGCGGGTCAGTTGTTTGTGTCCCGCGGGTCGGTTGTTTGTGTCCCGCGGGTCGGTTGTTTGTGTCCCACGGGTCGGTTGGTTGTGTCCCGCGGGTCGGTTGTTTGTGTCCCGCGGGTCGGTTGTTTGTGTCCCACGGGTCGGTTGTTTGTGTCCCGCGGGTCGGTTGGTTGTGTCCCACGGGTCGGTTGTTTGTGTCCCACGGGTCGGTTGGTTGTGTCCCGCGGGTCGGTTGTTTGTGTCCCACGGGTCGGTTGGTTGTGTCCCACGGGTCGGTTGTTTGTGTCCCGCGGGTCGGTTGTTTGTGTCGCAGGGACGTCATTGGTCACAACGGGACACGAGCGGCATTCGGTGGCTCCGGGAAGCTGATGCTTGTCCCCCCGCTCGCTTGTGA
- the TXNIP gene encoding thioredoxin-interacting protein isoform X2, translating to MVMFKKVKTFTLAFSEPEKVYCSGEKVAGRVLVEVAEVTRVNAVKVLACGVARVNWAKGPQQCRQEMEYLRFEDVLALEEQPTDGDGSVILRPGNKYEYKFGFELPQGPLGTTFKGKYGCVDYWVKAFLERPSFPTQEIKKRFEVMDPVDVNTPELLSPVAAKKEKKVSCMFIPDGRVSVSAQIDRKGFCEGDDICINADFENTCSRIVVPKAAIIAKHTYLANGQTKVFTQKLSCVRGNHIISGMSESWRGKTIRVKKLKPSILGCNILRVEYFLQIYVSVPGSKKIILELPLVIGSRSGIGSRSSSMASQTSSEMSWVDLNLPDAPEAPPCYLDIVPEDHRLESPTTPLLDDPEGFDSPIFMYAPEFKFMPPPTYTEVDPCIANNNVQ from the exons ATGGTGATGTTCAAGAAGGTGAAGACTTTCACGCTGGCCTTCAGCGAGCCCGAGAAGGTTTATTGCAGCGGGGAGAAGGTGGCCGGGCGCGTGCTGGTGGAGGTGGCCGAGGTGACCCGCGTCAACGCCGTCAAGGTGCTGGCGTGCGGGGTGGCCAGGGTCAACTGGGCCAAGGGCccccagcagtgcaggcaggagaTGGAGTATCTGCGCTTCGAGGACGTGCTGGCCCTGGAGGAGCAGCCCACCG aTGGGGACGGCTCCGTAATCCTGAGACCTGGCAATAAATACGAGTACAAGTTCGGATTCGAGCTCCCGCAGGG GCCTCTGGGTACCACGTTCAAGGGCAAGTACGGCTGCGTGGATTATTGGGTGAAGGCTTTTCTGGAGCGCCCGTCCTTCCCCACCCAGGAGATAAAGAAACGCTTCGAGGTGATGGATCCTGTCGACGTGAACACTCCGGAATTGTTG TCCCCGGTTGCTGccaagaaggagaagaaggtgTCTTGTATGTTCATCCCCGACGGACGCGTGTCGGTCAGCGCCCAGATCGACAGGAAGGGGTTTTGTGAAG gcgaCGACATCTGCATCAACGCCGACTTCGAGAACACGTGCTCGCGCATCGTGGTGCCCAAAGCCGCCATCATCGCCAAGCACACCTACCTGGCCAACGGCCAGACCAAGGTCTTCACCCAGAAACTCTCCTGCGTCCGCGGCAACCACATCATCTCGGGCATGTCCGAGTCCTGGCGCGGCAAAACCATCCGCGTCAAGAAGCTCAAACCCTCCATCCTGGGCTGCAACATCCTGCGCGTCGAGTATTTCCTGCAG ATCTACGTGAGCGTCCCCGGCTCCAAGAAAATCATCTTGGAGCTGCCCCTGGTCATCGGCAGCCGCTCGGGCATCGGCAGCCGCAGCTCCAGCATGGCCAGTCAGACCAGTTCCGAGATGAGCTGGGTGGACTTGAACCTCCCCGACGCTCCGGAAG CCCCCCCGTGTTACCTGGACATCGTCCCTGAAGACCATCGCCTGGAGAGCCCCACCACCCCGCTGCTGGACGACCCCGAGGGCTTCGACAGCCCCATCTTCATGTACGCGCCCGAGTTCAAGTTCATGCCGCCCCCCACCTACACCGAG GTGGATCCCTGCATCGCCAACAACAACGTGCAGTGA